One genomic window of Terriglobales bacterium includes the following:
- a CDS encoding ArgR family transcriptional regulator: MNIFSYGKTARQKAILELVSKDSIGNQDELQHALSKKGFKVGQATLSRDVHELGLVKTGSGYALPEGGLALEAALPSVSRLVWEFVLEVRAAQNLLVIKTTVGSAQPVAAALDAESWPEVVGTIAGDDAILIVTPDKKAANKLALRIREMLA; this comes from the coding sequence ATGAATATTTTTTCATACGGGAAAACGGCACGGCAAAAAGCAATCCTGGAGTTAGTCAGCAAAGACTCTATCGGTAATCAGGATGAGCTGCAGCATGCGTTGAGCAAAAAAGGATTCAAGGTTGGGCAGGCCACTCTCTCTCGCGACGTGCACGAACTCGGCTTGGTCAAGACCGGGAGTGGTTATGCGCTGCCGGAAGGTGGGCTCGCTCTCGAAGCCGCTCTGCCTTCAGTCTCACGGCTGGTGTGGGAGTTCGTGCTCGAGGTGCGGGCGGCGCAAAACCTGCTCGTAATCAAGACCACCGTGGGCAGCGCGCAGCCTGTCGCGGCGGCGCTGGACGCAGAGAGCTGGCCGGAGGTGGTTGGAACGATTGCAGGAGACGATGCGATTTTGATTGTGACTCCAGACAAAAAGGCGGCCAACAAGCTGGCGCTCAGGATCAGGGAGATGCTCGCGTAA
- a CDS encoding DegT/DnrJ/EryC1/StrS family aminotransferase: MTNKIEFYGHVKQYHGLKQEIDEAIHSVLESGAYVLGPQLTKFEEELAQYMNTQQAVGLNSGTDALLLSFLALGIGPGDEVITTANTFFATAEAIWLAGATPVFVDSEPKTRNIDVTKIEAAITPKTRAIVPVHLYGLTADMPAVARIAKAHGLFVVEDCAQAIGARGDTFAIGELSDAVCLSFIIQKNLGCFGDGGAVVTNQKELATSIRRLRNHGSLKRSYHSIGYNSRLDELQAAILRVKLKRVDEWSETRRALARVYDKVLKDAPMALPYTPAGYEHVYHLYVIECTDRDDLQAYLASQGITALTHYPIAIHQQEGFPWGRAAKLSPLPVSERSAATVLSLPMYPELTHAEVERVAEEVLAWSTSAQRLAAGAD; this comes from the coding sequence TTGACCAACAAAATTGAGTTCTACGGTCACGTCAAGCAGTATCACGGCCTCAAACAGGAGATTGATGAAGCCATTCACTCCGTCCTGGAGAGCGGCGCCTATGTGCTCGGCCCGCAACTCACGAAGTTCGAAGAAGAGCTTGCGCAATACATGAACACGCAGCAGGCGGTCGGCCTGAATTCGGGCACAGACGCACTCTTGCTGAGCTTCCTCGCTTTGGGAATCGGCCCGGGGGATGAGGTCATCACCACCGCGAACACATTCTTTGCGACGGCTGAGGCCATCTGGCTGGCAGGCGCAACCCCTGTGTTCGTGGATTCCGAGCCGAAGACACGCAACATTGACGTGACCAAGATCGAAGCCGCCATCACCCCGAAGACGCGCGCCATTGTGCCGGTGCACTTGTATGGATTGACCGCCGACATGCCGGCAGTAGCAAGAATTGCCAAGGCGCACGGACTATTCGTGGTGGAGGACTGCGCCCAGGCTATCGGCGCGCGCGGCGACACCTTTGCTATTGGCGAGCTGAGTGACGCCGTGTGCTTGAGCTTCATCATTCAGAAGAACCTCGGTTGTTTCGGCGATGGTGGGGCCGTGGTCACGAACCAGAAAGAGCTGGCCACCTCTATCCGCAGGCTGCGCAATCACGGTTCACTGAAGCGCTCTTATCACAGCATTGGTTACAACAGCCGGCTGGATGAGCTGCAGGCAGCGATTTTGAGGGTAAAGCTGAAGCGAGTAGACGAATGGAGCGAGACCCGGCGCGCGTTGGCGCGGGTTTATGACAAAGTATTAAAAGACGCGCCCATGGCACTCCCCTACACCCCTGCGGGGTACGAGCATGTCTATCACCTGTATGTGATCGAATGCACTGACCGCGATGATCTGCAGGCGTATCTCGCCTCCCAAGGCATTACCGCACTCACGCACTACCCGATTGCGATTCACCAGCAGGAAGGATTTCCGTGGGGGCGGGCTGCGAAACTAAGTCCGCTGCCGGTTTCTGAAAGGTCGGCGGCGACCGTCCTTTCGCTCCCGATGTATCCCGAACTTACTCACGCCGAGGTCGAGCGGGTGGCCGAAGAAGTCCTGGCTTGGAGCACTAGCGCTCAGCGCCTGGCGGCGGGTGCAGACTGA
- a CDS encoding tagatose 1,6-diphosphate aldolase, with protein sequence MKLTPGKLKGLKAVSNERGVIAAAAMDQRGSLKKALGANATDAQLTEFKALVTEVLTPHASAILLDPEWGLPAAKRRAKNAGLLLAYEKTGYDKTGPGRLPDLLDHWSGRRLKEAGADAVKILLYYTPFDPKDINERKHAWVERIGDECRGNDIPYFLEFVGYEEGADEKGLDYAKKKPEIVTRSIEEFSKERYGVDVLKVEVPVNMKFVEGTKAFAGQKAYSKKEAMDHFRRAAAAAKKPFIYLSAGVSNAEFTESLELAAEAQVKFNGVLCGRATWKDGIPIYAQQGPEAFRKWLLDQGVKNIENVNQRLKAATSWYAIYEVKEPAMVGA encoded by the coding sequence ATGAAGCTCACACCGGGAAAGCTGAAAGGCCTGAAGGCCGTTTCGAACGAGCGCGGCGTTATCGCTGCCGCCGCAATGGACCAGCGCGGCTCGCTAAAAAAAGCTCTGGGTGCCAACGCCACAGACGCGCAACTTACCGAATTCAAAGCGCTGGTCACAGAGGTGCTGACGCCGCATGCCAGTGCCATCCTGCTCGATCCCGAGTGGGGCCTTCCCGCCGCCAAGCGCCGCGCCAAGAACGCCGGCCTGCTGCTCGCCTATGAGAAGACAGGCTATGACAAGACCGGGCCCGGCCGTCTGCCTGATCTGCTAGATCATTGGTCAGGCCGCCGCCTGAAAGAAGCCGGCGCGGACGCCGTCAAGATCCTTCTCTACTACACGCCCTTCGATCCCAAGGACATTAATGAAAGAAAGCATGCCTGGGTGGAGCGCATCGGCGACGAATGCCGCGGCAACGACATTCCCTATTTCCTGGAATTTGTCGGCTATGAAGAAGGCGCCGACGAAAAGGGCTTGGACTACGCGAAAAAGAAGCCCGAGATTGTGACCCGGAGCATCGAGGAATTCAGCAAAGAACGCTACGGGGTTGACGTGCTGAAGGTCGAGGTGCCGGTGAACATGAAATTCGTCGAGGGCACGAAGGCATTCGCCGGGCAGAAGGCATACTCCAAGAAAGAAGCCATGGACCACTTCCGCCGCGCCGCAGCCGCTGCCAAGAAGCCATTTATTTATCTTTCAGCGGGAGTGAGCAACGCTGAATTCACCGAGTCGCTGGAGCTGGCGGCCGAGGCCCAGGTGAAATTCAATGGTGTGCTGTGTGGCCGCGCAACTTGGAAAGACGGCATCCCGATTTATGCGCAGCAAGGCCCAGAAGCTTTCCGCAAGTGGTTGTTGGACCAGGGCGTGAAGAACATCGAGAACGTCAACCAACGGCTGAAGGCGGCAACTTCCTGGTACGCAATCTACGAGGTGAAAGAGCCGGCGATGGTCGGCGCATAA
- a CDS encoding DoxX family protein, translating into MLRKVLNTEDDWVLTLMRVVVGIVIFPHGAQLLLGWFGGYGYHASIAGFAREGIPPVFGFLAIVSEFLGSIGLIIGFMARVAALGIAVDMVVAIFKVHLPYGFFMNWLGTQKGEGYEFHLLALALLIAIFVRGAGAFSLDHAVSRSLTRSASTPVPSRA; encoded by the coding sequence GTGCTCCGGAAGGTGCTCAACACTGAAGACGATTGGGTGCTGACGTTGATGCGGGTGGTAGTCGGAATTGTGATCTTCCCTCATGGCGCGCAACTGCTATTGGGTTGGTTTGGTGGCTACGGTTATCACGCCAGCATTGCTGGCTTTGCACGTGAGGGGATTCCGCCGGTGTTCGGTTTTCTCGCCATCGTTTCCGAATTTCTTGGCAGCATTGGCCTGATCATCGGTTTTATGGCCAGGGTAGCTGCCTTGGGCATTGCGGTGGACATGGTTGTCGCAATCTTCAAGGTCCATCTCCCTTATGGGTTTTTCATGAACTGGTTGGGCACGCAAAAAGGCGAGGGATACGAATTTCATCTGTTGGCATTAGCGCTGCTGATTGCCATCTTCGTCAGAGGAGCTGGTGCATTTTCCTTAGATCATGCTGTTAGCCGTTCCCTGACTCGCAGCGCCTCCACCCCAGTGCCCTCGAGGGCGTGA
- the yihA gene encoding ribosome biogenesis GTP-binding protein YihA/YsxC gives MTAATDARQFPVPVAPEVAFLGRSNVGKSSVINSLLGSKVARTSSTPGRTRSINFYSVRWPGRPRPEVMFTDLPGYGYAKLSREISAEWPSFIEPYLKERSNLALCVVLVDSNIPPQKSDEQLCEALHSYGRPFVAVATKSDRVSGNQLRQSLQTLAQALGTERILTYSARSGHGREELWQQIRAATDALAGVAKAELP, from the coding sequence GTGACCGCAGCCACTGACGCGCGCCAGTTTCCTGTCCCAGTAGCGCCGGAGGTTGCGTTTCTCGGGCGTTCTAATGTGGGGAAATCCAGTGTTATCAATTCCCTGCTCGGATCCAAGGTGGCGCGCACCAGTTCCACCCCAGGTCGCACTCGCAGCATTAACTTTTACTCGGTGCGATGGCCGGGCAGACCCCGGCCGGAAGTGATGTTCACCGATCTTCCGGGATATGGATATGCAAAGCTCTCGCGCGAGATTTCGGCGGAATGGCCGAGCTTCATAGAGCCTTATTTGAAGGAACGTTCCAACCTGGCACTTTGTGTGGTGCTGGTGGATTCGAATATTCCACCGCAAAAATCCGACGAGCAACTGTGCGAGGCCTTACATAGTTACGGGCGTCCGTTTGTGGCGGTGGCGACCAAGTCTGATCGTGTTTCCGGCAACCAGCTTCGGCAATCGCTGCAAACTCTGGCACAAGCGCTGGGAACAGAACGAATTCTTACCTATTCCGCGCGCAGCGGGCACGGACGCGAAGAACTATGGCAGCAAATTCGCGCCGCGACGGACGCTCTGGCCGGAGTGGCCAAGGCCGAACTGCCCTGA
- a CDS encoding PilZ domain-containing protein, with product MPESGTSAAKVEGLPVRVWGMGSDGKPFSVTALASELSSHGARLDGINSIKSVGEIVGVQYQEQKARFRVVWIGPQGTPTDQIGIRALEPEKCIWQQALPSALQQERLIGFTVAGAQQRERRQHVRYRIPGDVGFLAPGCERSTWGKLADLSLGGCYIEVAMPAPKNSKVELRLQARGLEFAVSGEVRTSVTGLGMGVEFTAFKGDARQRLEEILSQARPKILGKTSPTPEPATQTSSPSNSGLALEVPAPQATEAPPPATNRARAPKSQCDPVKFLAAVREFFSENDLLTREEFRRFLEQSKGADPE from the coding sequence ATGCCGGAAAGCGGTACATCAGCGGCGAAGGTGGAAGGCTTGCCCGTGAGAGTTTGGGGCATGGGTTCTGATGGAAAGCCATTCAGCGTCACCGCGCTGGCCAGTGAGTTGAGTTCCCATGGGGCGCGGCTGGACGGGATCAATTCAATCAAGAGCGTGGGCGAAATTGTCGGCGTTCAATATCAGGAACAAAAGGCGCGTTTTCGTGTGGTATGGATAGGTCCTCAGGGCACACCCACCGATCAGATCGGCATCCGCGCCTTGGAGCCAGAAAAGTGCATCTGGCAACAGGCTCTGCCGTCCGCACTGCAACAAGAGCGCCTTATAGGATTCACAGTTGCGGGCGCACAGCAGCGCGAGCGTAGGCAGCACGTGCGATACCGCATTCCGGGCGACGTCGGCTTCCTCGCGCCAGGATGTGAACGGAGTACCTGGGGTAAATTGGCGGACCTGAGCCTCGGCGGTTGTTACATCGAAGTGGCCATGCCTGCACCCAAGAACAGCAAGGTTGAACTCAGGCTTCAGGCGCGGGGACTGGAATTCGCCGTTTCCGGCGAGGTGCGAACCTCAGTGACGGGTCTGGGAATGGGCGTGGAATTTACCGCATTCAAAGGCGATGCTCGCCAGCGTCTTGAGGAAATACTCAGTCAAGCCCGGCCTAAGATTTTAGGCAAGACGTCCCCGACCCCAGAGCCGGCGACACAAACCAGCAGTCCTTCGAATTCCGGGCTGGCACTGGAAGTTCCGGCGCCGCAAGCCACAGAAGCGCCACCTCCAGCAACCAATCGTGCCCGGGCGCCGAAGTCACAATGCGATCCCGTAAAATTTCTGGCAGCCGTGCGAGAATTTTTCAGCGAAAACGATTTGCTTACCAGAGAAGAGTTTAGGCGGTTTTTGGAGCAATCCAAGGGTGCCGATCCTGAATAG
- a CDS encoding UDP-glucuronic acid decarboxylase family protein, protein MSKLRVLVTGGAGFLGSHLCDALLADGHSVIAVDNLLTGNTSNLEHLRAESRFELQQHDICEPFDFGKVNYVFHLASPASPVDYGIHGIATLKVGSLGTFNALEVAHKYGAGFFLSSTSECYGDPEEHPQKETYWGHVNPIGPRSVYDEAKRFSEAATVAYRRYHQVNTRIARIFNTYGPRMQINDGRVIPNFMKQALRGEELTIYGDGSQTRSFCYVSDEIDGLLRLAWSDEAGPVNIGNPAEFTILECARRVLDVTDSKSKLKFLPLPQDDPKQRRPDITKARSVLGWEPKIDLDHGLKLSLDYFRKAVSSLEQAARK, encoded by the coding sequence ATGAGCAAGCTGCGCGTACTGGTAACTGGAGGCGCCGGCTTTCTGGGCTCACATTTGTGCGATGCCCTTCTGGCTGACGGCCATTCGGTAATCGCAGTAGATAATCTGCTCACCGGAAACACCAGTAATCTTGAGCACCTGCGGGCCGAGTCGCGTTTTGAACTGCAACAGCACGACATCTGCGAACCGTTCGACTTCGGTAAGGTGAATTATGTTTTTCATCTGGCCTCGCCGGCCAGCCCGGTTGACTACGGCATCCACGGCATCGCCACGTTGAAGGTGGGCTCGTTGGGAACATTCAACGCCTTGGAGGTTGCTCACAAATACGGGGCCGGTTTTTTCCTTTCTTCTACCTCGGAGTGTTACGGCGATCCCGAAGAGCATCCCCAAAAGGAAACTTATTGGGGACACGTGAATCCCATCGGCCCCCGGTCGGTGTACGACGAAGCCAAGCGTTTCTCCGAGGCGGCGACGGTCGCCTATCGTCGTTATCACCAGGTGAACACCCGCATCGCTCGCATTTTTAATACCTACGGCCCGCGCATGCAGATCAATGACGGCCGGGTAATTCCTAACTTCATGAAGCAAGCATTGCGCGGCGAGGAACTTACCATTTACGGCGATGGCAGTCAGACTCGCAGCTTTTGCTACGTCTCTGATGAGATTGACGGCCTCTTGCGGCTCGCCTGGTCTGACGAGGCTGGCCCAGTCAACATCGGTAACCCAGCGGAATTCACCATTCTGGAATGCGCGCGCCGCGTGCTCGATGTAACTGATTCCAAGAGCAAGCTGAAATTTCTGCCGCTACCACAAGACGATCCCAAGCAGCGTCGGCCCGACATCACCAAGGCACGCTCTGTGCTGGGCTGGGAGCCGAAAATTGACCTGGATCACGGCCTCAAGCTGTCGCTCGACTACTTCAGGAAAGCAGTGTCAAGCCTGGAGCAGGCAGCAAGAAAGTGA
- a CDS encoding UDP-glucose/GDP-mannose dehydrogenase family protein: MQIAIVGSGYVGLVAGACFAELGHQVVLVDNDQTKLKALENGTVPIHERFLPELLQRHRGSRLLFSDDLARAARDSSVIFIAVGTPPTEHGEADLSYVESVAREIAGALNGGYKVVVEKSTVPVYTSTWIQKVMLLNGASANSFDVASNPEFLREGTAVTDFLYPDRIVLGVDNERCAAVLRQVYEPLSNGSYYRGKNVIPEPDGANFPPPVIVTSAKSAELIKHASNAFLAMKISFINAVASVCESVGADVEQVCQGVGSDSRIGRRFLRPGVGYGGSCFPKDLMAFRAVARDSGYDFRLLDEVIRINEDQRQRFVRKVRNALWTLKGKRLAVLGLAFKGGTDDIRESPAMELIELLLKEGSQVSAYDPAAIERAREVLGDRVNFAANAYEAAEGADALLVLTDWEEFASLDLDRVQTVMRYPIVVDGRNMYRPEDMAARGFFYYSVGRPLAAPKSQPARAGSGQGTE, translated from the coding sequence ATGCAAATTGCCATTGTAGGATCGGGATACGTCGGATTGGTTGCCGGCGCCTGTTTTGCTGAATTGGGCCACCAAGTGGTTCTGGTGGACAATGATCAAACCAAATTAAAAGCCTTGGAGAACGGCACTGTTCCCATCCATGAACGTTTCCTTCCGGAACTGCTGCAACGCCATCGCGGATCGCGATTGCTGTTTTCGGATGATCTGGCGAGGGCCGCGAGAGACAGTTCTGTAATCTTTATTGCAGTCGGCACTCCTCCCACCGAGCACGGGGAGGCCGATCTCTCCTACGTGGAGTCTGTCGCGCGCGAGATCGCAGGCGCCCTGAACGGCGGCTATAAGGTGGTCGTGGAGAAGAGCACCGTACCTGTCTACACCAGTACCTGGATTCAAAAGGTAATGCTATTGAATGGCGCGTCGGCAAACTCCTTTGACGTGGCGTCCAATCCAGAATTTCTGCGCGAAGGCACGGCAGTTACAGACTTCCTCTACCCCGACCGCATCGTTCTCGGTGTGGACAACGAGCGCTGTGCGGCTGTTTTACGTCAGGTTTATGAGCCACTCTCCAATGGCAGCTACTATCGCGGGAAAAATGTCATCCCGGAGCCAGATGGGGCCAACTTTCCCCCGCCGGTGATTGTGACCAGCGCGAAGAGTGCCGAGCTCATCAAGCATGCTTCTAATGCCTTTTTGGCGATGAAGATTTCGTTTATCAACGCAGTTGCTTCGGTCTGCGAGAGTGTTGGCGCTGACGTGGAGCAGGTGTGCCAGGGGGTTGGATCGGATTCCCGCATCGGGCGACGCTTCTTGCGTCCGGGAGTCGGTTATGGTGGCTCGTGCTTCCCCAAAGACCTGATGGCATTCCGCGCTGTTGCGCGTGACAGTGGTTACGACTTTCGCCTGCTTGATGAGGTAATCCGTATTAACGAAGACCAGCGGCAGCGCTTTGTGCGCAAGGTTCGCAATGCATTGTGGACCCTCAAGGGAAAACGGCTGGCGGTGCTCGGCCTCGCCTTCAAGGGGGGCACTGACGACATTCGCGAATCTCCGGCGATGGAGTTGATCGAACTGCTGTTGAAAGAGGGAAGCCAGGTGTCAGCCTACGATCCTGCCGCTATCGAGCGTGCGCGAGAGGTTCTGGGCGATCGGGTGAACTTCGCGGCCAACGCGTATGAAGCCGCTGAGGGTGCCGATGCTCTTCTAGTGCTCACTGACTGGGAGGAGTTTGCTTCTCTGGATCTCGATCGTGTTCAAACCGTGATGCGTTATCCTATCGTGGTTGATGGCAGGAACATGTACCGTCCCGAGGACATGGCGGCACGAGGATTTTTCTATTACAGCGTCGGACGGCCCCTTGCTGCGCCGAAAAGTCAGCCTGCCCGCGCGGGAAGCGGCCAAGGAACTGAATAA
- a CDS encoding SDR family oxidoreductase, which translates to MATYLVTGVAGFIGSALARALIKNGGKVRGLDNFSTGHRENLDEIARELDFRELDLLDKQGVKQACEGVDYVLHQAAIASVPRSVAQPLESNRSNVDGTLNLLVAAGEAKVKRLIYAGSSSAYGDTPTLPKREDMPPDPISPYAVSKLAGEMYMRCFYRVYGLETVCLRYFNVFGPRQDPNSPYSGVLARFIMMMLRGEQPTIFGDGEQSRDFTYVDNAVDANVLACAAPANEVAGKVFNIANGHRISLNQTVTLLKKMTGYSGPVHHGPERAGDIKHSLADVSLAAKHLGYHARVGFEDGLQRTVAWYREQMGTPSVAVSRKIGS; encoded by the coding sequence ATGGCCACATACTTGGTCACGGGTGTTGCTGGATTCATCGGATCAGCACTGGCGCGTGCTCTGATCAAAAATGGGGGCAAAGTCCGAGGTCTCGATAATTTTTCCACCGGCCATCGCGAGAATCTGGACGAAATCGCTCGTGAGCTCGACTTTCGGGAATTAGATCTGCTTGACAAACAGGGCGTTAAGCAGGCCTGCGAAGGAGTGGATTATGTGCTGCACCAGGCAGCGATCGCGTCCGTGCCGCGATCCGTCGCCCAGCCGCTAGAAAGCAACCGCAGCAATGTGGATGGCACGCTCAATTTGCTGGTGGCTGCCGGTGAGGCCAAGGTCAAACGTCTAATCTATGCCGGGTCATCCTCGGCATACGGCGACACGCCCACCCTGCCTAAACGCGAAGACATGCCGCCTGATCCAATCTCTCCCTACGCGGTTTCAAAGCTGGCGGGTGAGATGTACATGCGGTGCTTTTATCGAGTGTATGGATTGGAAACCGTTTGCCTGCGCTATTTCAACGTGTTCGGCCCCAGGCAGGACCCAAACTCACCCTATTCGGGTGTCCTGGCCCGCTTCATCATGATGATGCTGCGCGGAGAACAGCCCACGATTTTCGGCGATGGTGAGCAGAGCCGCGATTTTACCTACGTGGACAATGCAGTTGATGCCAACGTGCTGGCGTGTGCCGCGCCCGCCAACGAAGTGGCGGGGAAAGTCTTTAATATTGCCAACGGACACCGCATTTCGCTCAACCAGACGGTGACTCTTCTAAAAAAAATGACGGGTTACAGCGGCCCTGTCCATCACGGCCCGGAGCGCGCCGGCGACATCAAACACTCACTTGCTGACGTGTCACTGGCCGCTAAACACCTGGGATATCACGCACGGGTTGGGTTTGAAGATGGACTGCAACGTACTGTCGCCTGGTATCGGGAGCAAATGGGGACCCCGAGCGTAGCGGTGAGCAGAAAAATCGGCAGCTAG
- a CDS encoding PilZ domain-containing protein: protein MTLESVVLSNDWQAISVLGSVLGNLRIGVHVDAEPATAHDRLLRSKYDAVIVDCEVPGAEEFLRTLRMNPSCRSSVPMAIASSGVGLAQLSELGARFVLEKPIALEQAVRTLSAARNMMLRGRLRYFRQEVKIPVALTFAERERMDGVITNLSQGGVGLRMAGSLDPEEGMRLRFDLPEIDSFVEARGEIAWTDARGNIGIRFSQISERMQRNLEQWLATKYFAGMNA from the coding sequence ATGACGCTGGAATCGGTTGTCCTCTCCAACGACTGGCAAGCGATCAGCGTCTTGGGAAGCGTTCTCGGCAACTTAAGAATCGGCGTTCACGTTGACGCCGAACCAGCCACAGCGCATGACCGTCTGCTCCGCTCCAAATATGACGCGGTGATCGTTGACTGTGAAGTGCCTGGGGCAGAGGAATTTTTGCGTACACTGCGCATGAATCCATCCTGCCGCAGTTCTGTCCCGATGGCCATCGCGAGCAGCGGTGTGGGACTTGCCCAGCTCTCCGAACTAGGAGCGCGGTTCGTGCTGGAAAAACCAATTGCTCTCGAACAGGCAGTCCGCACTCTTTCCGCGGCCCGCAATATGATGCTGCGTGGCAGGCTTCGCTATTTTCGGCAGGAGGTAAAGATTCCCGTGGCACTCACCTTCGCCGAGAGAGAACGTATGGATGGGGTAATCACCAATCTTAGCCAGGGCGGGGTTGGCCTACGCATGGCGGGATCACTGGATCCTGAGGAAGGCATGCGTCTGCGCTTCGACCTGCCGGAAATTGACAGTTTCGTGGAAGCCCGCGGCGAAATTGCGTGGACTGACGCCCGCGGCAACATCGGCATTCGCTTCAGCCAAATCTCTGAGCGTATGCAGCGCAACCTGGAGCAGTGGCTGGCAACAAAATACTTCGCAGGGATGAATGCCTGA